The Shewanella mangrovisoli genome has a window encoding:
- the nadD gene encoding nicotinate-nucleotide adenylyltransferase, which yields MRIGILGGTFDPIHYGHIRPAMEVKANLKLDKILLMPNHIPPHKNTTHSTTAQRLEMVAQVCASLPGFELCDIEAKRDSPSYTVVTLKQLSRLYPDDELFFIMGMDSFIHLQSWHKWQQLFELTNIVVCQRPGWHLAEGHPMQHELSARQATLDTLSHSSAPQHGRIFTVDISPQDISSTQIRSQLAMGEIPQDALLPVTLNYIQKQRLYFS from the coding sequence ATGCGTATCGGTATTTTAGGCGGCACCTTCGACCCTATACATTACGGCCATATCCGCCCTGCGATGGAGGTCAAAGCCAACCTTAAGCTGGATAAAATCCTGCTGATGCCCAACCATATTCCGCCCCATAAAAACACTACCCACTCGACCACGGCGCAGCGGCTCGAAATGGTCGCGCAGGTATGTGCGAGTTTACCCGGCTTCGAGCTCTGTGATATCGAAGCTAAACGCGACAGTCCATCCTATACGGTTGTCACCCTTAAGCAGTTAAGTCGGCTTTATCCCGATGACGAACTGTTTTTTATCATGGGGATGGATTCGTTTATTCACCTGCAAAGCTGGCATAAATGGCAGCAACTGTTTGAATTAACCAATATTGTGGTATGTCAACGCCCTGGCTGGCATTTAGCCGAAGGGCACCCAATGCAGCATGAGTTAAGCGCCCGTCAGGCAACGCTTGATACCTTAAGTCACTCAAGTGCGCCGCAACATGGACGCATCTTTACCGTCGATATCAGCCCACAGGATATTTCGTCCACCCAAATTCGCTCACAACTGGCGATGGGTGAAATTCCACAGGATGCCCTCCTGCCTGTCACTTTAAATTACATTCAAAAACAACGGCTTTATTTTTCTTAG
- a CDS encoding serine hydrolase produces the protein MMNFVKSPIKTLLLISSVSLPVYAAQPIVTPDAPTVAAKAYVLMDYYSGQIIAEENAYESLNPASLTKMMTSYVIGQEIKAGNVSPDDDVTISKNAWSKNFSDSSKMFIEVGKTVKVSDLNRGIIIQSGNDACVAMAEHIAGTEGAFVDMMNSWAKQLGMRDSYFENSHGLDSENHKSTAYDMALLGAALIRDVPEEYRVYSEKYYTFNGIKQYNRNGLLWDNSMNVDGIKTGHTSGAGYNLVASATKDGMRLISVVMGTQSEAARKAESKKLLTYGFRFFETVTPYKAGDSFVTQQIWYGDKSTVDLGVATDTPITISRGRAKDLKANFELTKPLDAPLKKGETVGRLYFQLDGKDIAQFPLVTLQEVNEGSWFSKLVDYFKQLFSGWFS, from the coding sequence ATGATGAATTTTGTAAAAAGTCCCATTAAAACATTGCTGCTAATTTCGAGTGTTTCTCTTCCTGTTTATGCTGCGCAGCCGATTGTTACCCCTGATGCACCTACAGTTGCCGCCAAGGCTTACGTCTTGATGGATTATTACTCGGGCCAAATCATTGCCGAAGAAAATGCCTACGAAAGCTTAAACCCAGCCAGCTTAACGAAGATGATGACCAGTTATGTGATTGGTCAAGAAATCAAAGCAGGTAACGTATCCCCAGATGATGATGTGACCATCAGTAAAAATGCGTGGTCGAAGAACTTCTCTGACTCATCAAAAATGTTCATCGAAGTGGGTAAAACCGTTAAGGTTTCCGACTTAAACCGCGGCATCATCATCCAGTCGGGTAACGATGCCTGTGTGGCCATGGCCGAACACATTGCCGGCACCGAAGGCGCCTTCGTCGACATGATGAACTCATGGGCCAAGCAGCTTGGCATGCGTGACAGCTACTTCGAAAACTCCCACGGTTTAGACTCTGAAAACCACAAATCAACAGCCTACGACATGGCGTTATTAGGTGCTGCGCTTATCCGTGACGTGCCTGAAGAATACCGTGTCTACAGCGAAAAATATTATACCTTCAATGGTATCAAGCAATATAACCGCAACGGCCTCTTGTGGGATAACAGCATGAATGTCGACGGTATCAAAACCGGCCACACCTCTGGCGCGGGCTATAACTTAGTCGCATCTGCCACCAAAGACGGCATGCGTTTAATTTCGGTGGTGATGGGCACCCAGAGTGAAGCCGCCCGTAAAGCCGAAAGTAAAAAGCTGCTGACCTATGGTTTCCGTTTCTTCGAAACCGTCACCCCTTACAAGGCGGGCGACAGCTTCGTGACCCAACAAATTTGGTACGGCGATAAGAGCACTGTCGATTTAGGTGTAGCGACTGATACCCCTATCACCATCAGCCGTGGCCGCGCGAAAGACTTAAAAGCCAACTTCGAACTGACTAAGCCACTGGATGCACCACTGAAAAAAGGTGAAACCGTTGGTCGCTTATACTTCCAGTTAGATGGCAAAGATATTGCGCAATTCCCACTGGTTACCCTGCAAGAAGTCAACGAAGGCAGCTGGTTCAGCAAATTAGTTGATTACTTTAAGCAACTGTTTTCTGGTTGGTTTAGCTAA
- the rsfS gene encoding ribosome silencing factor → MQSAELKQFVVDKIDDLKARDVVVIDVSNQSNITDYMVICSGTSKTHVKAIAENLVLEAKAAGIPPIGIEGRDSSEWVLVDMGNVILHVMQDQTRDFYQLEKLWSEKQA, encoded by the coding sequence GTGCAGAGCGCCGAATTAAAGCAGTTTGTTGTCGACAAAATCGACGATTTAAAAGCCCGTGACGTCGTGGTTATCGATGTCAGCAACCAATCTAACATCACCGATTACATGGTGATTTGTTCAGGTACATCTAAAACTCACGTGAAAGCGATCGCCGAAAACCTCGTGCTCGAAGCGAAAGCCGCCGGCATTCCACCTATTGGTATCGAAGGCCGCGACAGCAGCGAATGGGTATTGGTGGATATGGGCAACGTGATCCTGCATGTTATGCAAGACCAAACCCGCGATTTCTACCAGCTTGAAAAGCTCTGGTCAGAAAAGCAAGCCTAA
- the lipB gene encoding lipoyl(octanoyl) transferase LipB — protein MQDTTLHIRHLGQQDYESVWHAMQHYTDTRNSDSPDELWIVEHPPVFTQGQAGKSEHILNPGDIPVIQVDRGGQVTYHGPGQLVVYPLLDIKRSKIGVRQLVTHIEQSIIDMLAKYDINAYAKADAPGVYVDERKVASLGLRIRKGCSFHGLALNVDMDLAPFRRINPCGYAGLEMVQCKELGGPQTVIEAGDQLIITLSQLLGYQQLVHHQGLAAS, from the coding sequence TTGCAAGACACCACTTTGCATATTCGGCATCTGGGACAACAGGATTACGAGTCTGTGTGGCATGCGATGCAGCATTACACCGACACACGTAACAGCGATAGCCCAGACGAACTGTGGATCGTTGAACATCCACCCGTATTTACCCAAGGCCAAGCAGGTAAAAGCGAACATATTTTGAATCCGGGTGATATTCCCGTGATTCAAGTGGATCGTGGCGGCCAAGTGACTTACCACGGGCCGGGACAATTAGTTGTCTACCCTCTCCTCGATATTAAACGCAGCAAGATTGGCGTCCGTCAGCTAGTGACCCATATCGAGCAAAGCATTATCGATATGCTCGCCAAATACGATATCAATGCCTACGCCAAGGCCGATGCGCCGGGCGTGTATGTGGATGAGCGCAAAGTCGCCTCTTTAGGGCTTCGCATTCGTAAAGGCTGCTCCTTCCACGGCTTAGCACTGAATGTCGATATGGATCTGGCGCCGTTTCGCCGCATTAACCCTTGCGGTTACGCCGGCCTTGAAATGGTGCAATGCAAGGAACTGGGCGGCCCACAAACAGTGATAGAAGCAGGCGACCAACTCATAATTACCCTTAGCCAACTATTGGGCTACCAACAACTAGTTCATCATCAAGGATTAGCAGCGTCATGA
- the mrdA gene encoding penicillin-binding protein 2 — MSPKKRITMHDHAAEASLFKRRALFTFFCVVALLSVLVTNLYHLQVESYKDYATRSNDNRIRVVPIAPSRGLIYDRNGVLLAENQPFYSLDLVPEKIANMSETLDELGKLIEITPDERETFTDALKFHRRFKPLTLKNQLTEEQVAIFSVNQHRFPGISVEAGLKRNYPYASQLTHVLGYVGKINTRDRAQLERNDQWKNYAATKDIGKQGIEKFYESLLHGTPGHLEEEVNNRGRTIRTLKIVPPEPGQDIYLTLDLQLQQKAVELLQGHRGSIVAIDPRDGGILALVSSPSYDPNQFVQGINSKDYSDLLNDKSRPLINRATQGQYAPASTVKPIIALLGLDEKAVTEHTRIWDPGFWQIPGVERKYRDWKRWGHGWVNVYSAIVESCDTYFYELAYKIGVDPIARFMEQFGFGQNTGVDIFEESAGNMPSKDWKRLKYNQAWYIGDTISVGIGQGYWTATPLQLASATAILANDGRRFPPHLLKSIKDNTAKIDSPINELPPIELKNPRNWKIINEAMRQTAHKSRFTDASYTAAMKTGTAQVIGVAENTKYDANKIAEHFRDNALVVAYAPFEDPKIVLAVVMENAGWGGANAGPVARAMLDEYMLRDTWKPTP, encoded by the coding sequence GTGTCGCCAAAAAAGCGGATAACCATGCACGACCACGCCGCCGAGGCGTCACTGTTTAAGCGCCGTGCGCTGTTCACTTTTTTTTGTGTTGTCGCCCTCTTGAGCGTGTTGGTGACCAATCTTTATCACCTTCAGGTTGAATCCTATAAAGATTACGCAACACGTTCTAATGACAACCGTATTCGCGTCGTGCCCATCGCCCCAAGCCGTGGCCTGATTTACGACAGAAACGGCGTACTTCTCGCCGAAAACCAACCCTTTTACTCCCTCGATCTGGTGCCAGAGAAAATTGCCAATATGTCCGAGACCTTGGACGAGCTAGGCAAGTTAATCGAGATCACCCCAGATGAGCGCGAAACCTTTACCGACGCCTTAAAGTTTCACCGCCGCTTTAAGCCGCTTACCCTTAAAAATCAGCTGACTGAAGAGCAAGTGGCGATTTTTAGCGTGAACCAGCATCGCTTTCCCGGGATTTCCGTCGAGGCGGGTTTAAAGCGTAACTACCCCTATGCTAGCCAGCTCACCCATGTGCTGGGCTATGTGGGCAAAATCAACACCCGCGATCGCGCCCAATTGGAGCGTAACGATCAATGGAAGAACTATGCCGCAACCAAGGATATTGGTAAGCAAGGCATTGAAAAGTTTTATGAATCTCTGCTGCACGGTACGCCAGGTCACCTCGAAGAAGAAGTGAACAACCGCGGCCGGACTATCCGCACCCTTAAAATCGTGCCGCCGGAGCCGGGGCAAGATATTTACTTGACCCTAGATTTGCAATTGCAGCAAAAGGCCGTGGAATTACTCCAAGGTCACCGTGGCTCGATTGTCGCTATCGACCCGAGGGACGGCGGCATCTTAGCCTTAGTCTCAAGCCCAAGTTACGACCCTAACCAGTTCGTCCAAGGGATTAACAGCAAAGATTACAGCGATTTATTGAACGATAAATCCCGCCCACTGATTAACCGTGCCACCCAAGGCCAATATGCACCGGCCTCGACGGTCAAACCCATAATCGCCCTACTGGGGTTAGATGAAAAGGCCGTCACCGAGCACACCCGTATTTGGGACCCTGGCTTTTGGCAAATCCCCGGCGTTGAGCGTAAATACCGCGACTGGAAACGTTGGGGCCATGGCTGGGTGAACGTTTACAGCGCCATCGTCGAATCCTGCGATACCTACTTCTATGAATTGGCTTATAAAATCGGTGTAGACCCTATTGCTCGCTTTATGGAACAGTTCGGCTTTGGACAAAATACCGGTGTCGATATTTTCGAAGAATCGGCGGGCAATATGCCGTCGAAGGACTGGAAACGCTTAAAATACAATCAGGCTTGGTACATTGGTGACACGATTTCCGTCGGTATCGGCCAAGGTTACTGGACCGCAACGCCATTGCAATTGGCCAGCGCCACCGCCATCCTCGCCAATGATGGCCGCCGCTTCCCGCCACATTTGTTAAAGTCGATTAAAGATAATACGGCCAAAATTGACTCGCCAATTAACGAGTTGCCGCCAATTGAGCTTAAAAACCCGCGCAACTGGAAAATCATCAACGAAGCCATGCGCCAGACAGCTCATAAGTCGCGTTTTACCGACGCCAGTTACACGGCCGCGATGAAAACCGGTACGGCGCAGGTGATTGGCGTGGCCGAAAACACTAAGTACGATGCCAACAAGATTGCTGAGCATTTCCGCGATAACGCCCTCGTCGTCGCCTACGCACCCTTTGAAGATCCGAAAATCGTCCTCGCGGTGGTGATGGAAAACGCCGGCTGGGGTGGCGCAAACGCAGGGCCAGTCGCCCGCGCCATGCTCGATGAATACATGCTAAGAGACACTTGGAAACCAACGCCATGA
- the mltB gene encoding lytic murein transglycosylase B codes for MPILRACLAPLAVLCLSSYLLGCSTANEPAAPTPPPSAAVTTQAPTPVLPEALKAEFIKTQMAQGFTQAEVESFLAKANYNQAVIDAISRPWEAKPWHQYYPIFLTEKRLNAGLAFWKKHEATIAKAATKYQVEPQIIVAIIGIETFYGQYTGNYPVIDALYTLGFYYEPRATFFRKEFGELMKLVKEEHLDINSLKGSYAGAMGFGQFIPSSYRHYAVDFDGSGNRDLLQSPEDSIGSVANYFHEHGWQLHAPVALPLVNSSTNAPKTKVWAGEKLQYKVSDILSPSLSLATARDLDVSQKAMLIELEQVDSKDYWLGLNNFYVITRYNRSPLYSMAVYQFSQQLKQQHDAKK; via the coding sequence ATGCCTATTCTTCGAGCTTGTTTGGCTCCACTGGCAGTACTTTGCCTCAGTTCATATCTCCTTGGTTGCTCGACGGCAAACGAGCCCGCGGCCCCCACACCGCCGCCAAGTGCGGCTGTCACCACACAGGCGCCAACGCCAGTATTACCCGAAGCCTTAAAGGCAGAATTTATTAAAACCCAAATGGCTCAAGGCTTTACTCAAGCCGAAGTTGAAAGTTTTTTAGCTAAAGCCAACTACAACCAAGCCGTTATCGATGCCATTTCTCGCCCTTGGGAAGCCAAGCCTTGGCATCAGTATTATCCGATTTTCCTCACCGAGAAACGCCTCAATGCAGGTCTAGCCTTCTGGAAAAAACACGAGGCAACGATTGCCAAGGCCGCGACAAAGTACCAAGTCGAGCCACAAATTATTGTGGCCATTATTGGTATCGAAACCTTCTATGGCCAGTACACAGGTAATTATCCGGTAATCGATGCGCTCTATACCTTAGGGTTTTATTACGAGCCAAGAGCCACCTTCTTTCGCAAGGAATTTGGCGAGCTGATGAAGCTGGTAAAAGAAGAACACTTAGATATCAATAGCCTCAAGGGTTCCTACGCCGGCGCCATGGGCTTTGGTCAGTTTATTCCTTCGAGCTACCGCCACTATGCCGTGGATTTTGATGGCAGCGGTAACCGTGATTTGCTCCAGAGTCCAGAGGACTCCATTGGCAGTGTTGCCAATTATTTCCATGAACACGGCTGGCAGCTGCATGCACCCGTTGCGCTCCCTTTAGTGAACAGCAGTACCAATGCGCCTAAAACCAAAGTGTGGGCCGGCGAGAAGTTGCAGTACAAGGTCTCTGATATTCTCAGTCCAAGCTTATCGCTGGCCACCGCCCGCGATTTAGATGTCTCGCAAAAGGCCATGCTCATCGAGCTGGAACAAGTGGATAGCAAGGATTACTGGTTAGGACTCAATAACTTTTATGTGATCACCCGTTATAACCGTAGCCCTTTATATTCCATGGCCGTTTATCAATTTAGCCAACAACTGAAGCAACAACATGACGCTAAAAAATAA
- the rodA gene encoding rod shape-determining protein RodA, with amino-acid sequence MSAQPRQNIWQRMHIDLPLLLGLFAVMGFGLFVIYSASGEDLGMMERQLFRMFLSLGIMFTMAQINPEALKRWALPIYLAGIVLLLGVHFFGEINKGAQRWLNLGFMEFQPSELIKLAFPITMAWYISKFPLPPKKRYLAGAAVILLVPTLLIAKQPDLGTSILVAASGIFVLFLSGMSWAIVGGFIAAVLAFLPILWYFLMHDYQRTRVMTLLDPEKDPLGAGYHIIQSKIAIGSGGLWGKGWLDGTQSQLEFIPERHTDFIFAVIGEEFGLIGSIILLLMYLYIIGRGLVIASRAQTSFARLLAGSITLTFFVYVFVNIGMVSGILPVVGVPLPLVSYGGTSMLTLMTGFGILMSIHTHRRFVDR; translated from the coding sequence ATGAGTGCCCAACCACGTCAAAATATCTGGCAACGAATGCATATCGACTTGCCCTTACTGCTCGGTCTGTTTGCCGTCATGGGCTTTGGCCTGTTTGTTATTTACTCCGCCAGCGGTGAAGATCTTGGCATGATGGAGCGCCAACTGTTTAGGATGTTTTTATCCCTAGGCATTATGTTTACCATGGCGCAGATCAATCCCGAGGCGCTAAAGCGCTGGGCCCTACCGATTTATCTTGCGGGGATTGTACTCCTGCTTGGGGTACATTTTTTTGGGGAAATCAACAAAGGCGCACAGCGCTGGCTGAACTTAGGCTTTATGGAGTTCCAACCTTCGGAACTGATTAAGCTCGCCTTCCCCATCACTATGGCGTGGTATATCAGTAAGTTCCCTCTGCCACCGAAGAAACGCTACCTTGCAGGTGCGGCGGTAATTTTGTTAGTCCCGACGCTGTTAATTGCCAAACAACCTGACTTAGGTACCTCGATTTTGGTTGCGGCATCGGGCATTTTCGTACTGTTTTTATCGGGCATGAGCTGGGCGATTGTGGGCGGTTTTATCGCCGCCGTATTAGCCTTCTTACCGATCCTCTGGTACTTCCTGATGCACGATTACCAAAGAACCCGCGTGATGACATTACTCGATCCTGAGAAGGATCCGCTAGGCGCCGGTTACCACATCATTCAATCGAAAATCGCCATTGGCTCCGGCGGCCTCTGGGGCAAAGGTTGGCTCGATGGCACCCAATCCCAATTAGAATTTATCCCCGAACGTCACACCGACTTCATCTTTGCGGTGATCGGTGAAGAGTTTGGCCTGATAGGCAGTATTATCCTGCTCCTGATGTATCTGTATATCATCGGACGCGGCTTAGTCATCGCCTCGCGCGCGCAAACCAGCTTCGCCCGGCTCCTTGCAGGCAGTATCACATTGACTTTCTTCGTTTATGTTTTTGTGAATATTGGTATGGTTTCAGGTATCCTGCCTGTGGTGGGTGTACCTTTACCCCTTGTCAGTTATGGTGGTACTTCCATGCTGACATTGATGACAGGGTTTGGCATTCTTATGAGCATTCATACCCATAGACGTTTTGTAGATAGATAA
- the holA gene encoding DNA polymerase III subunit delta — translation MRVYPDQLSRHLNPLHACYLIFGDDPWLLETSKDQIRQAAKRQGFEERVQLIQETGFNWGDLTQEWQSMSLFSSRRIIELTLPNAKPGADGSAALQALLQTPNPDVLLILEGPKLASEQTNSKWFKTLDSLGIYLPCTTPEGDQFRRWLDSRIAHFKLNLQPDARAMLYSLYEGNLLAADQAMQLLQLLSPSQPIGADELSHYFEDQSRFTVFQLTDALLNNRQDSAQHMLAQLNGEGTAMPILLWALFKELQLLLSLKSEQAQGAPLNSLFGKHRIWDKRKPLYQTALQRLSLTQIEHMLAFASKLELNLKQLGHEDWTGLSHLCLLFDPKAHGHLAHISLD, via the coding sequence ATGCGCGTTTATCCTGATCAACTCTCCCGTCATCTCAATCCGCTTCACGCTTGTTACCTGATTTTTGGTGATGATCCTTGGTTGCTCGAAACCTCCAAGGATCAGATCCGCCAAGCGGCCAAACGCCAAGGCTTTGAAGAGCGCGTTCAGTTAATTCAAGAAACGGGTTTTAACTGGGGCGACTTGACCCAAGAATGGCAATCCATGAGCCTGTTTTCTAGTCGGCGCATTATTGAGCTAACACTGCCCAACGCAAAACCCGGTGCTGATGGTTCGGCGGCGCTACAAGCGTTACTGCAAACGCCTAATCCCGATGTGCTGCTGATCCTCGAAGGTCCCAAACTCGCCAGCGAGCAAACCAATAGCAAGTGGTTCAAAACCTTAGATAGCTTAGGGATTTATTTGCCCTGCACCACGCCAGAAGGCGACCAATTCAGACGTTGGCTCGATTCTCGTATCGCGCACTTTAAGCTGAATTTACAGCCCGATGCGCGCGCTATGTTGTACTCCCTCTACGAAGGGAATTTACTCGCCGCCGATCAGGCCATGCAGTTGCTACAACTGTTAAGCCCAAGCCAACCCATCGGTGCTGACGAATTAAGCCATTACTTTGAAGATCAATCCCGCTTTACCGTGTTTCAGCTCACCGATGCACTGCTGAATAATCGTCAAGACAGTGCTCAGCATATGCTGGCCCAGCTCAACGGTGAAGGCACGGCCATGCCGATTTTACTCTGGGCTTTGTTTAAAGAGCTGCAGTTACTGCTTAGCCTCAAGAGTGAACAGGCCCAAGGCGCACCCTTAAATAGTCTCTTTGGTAAACATCGAATTTGGGATAAACGCAAACCCTTGTATCAAACCGCGTTGCAGCGCTTAAGCCTCACCCAAATCGAACATATGCTTGCCTTCGCATCTAAGCTAGAGCTGAACCTAAAGCAATTAGGCCATGAAGATTGGACAGGGCTCAGCCATCTGTGCTTATTATTCGATCCCAAGGCCCACGGCCATTTGGCCCATATCAGCTTAGATTAA
- the ybeD gene encoding DUF493 family protein YbeD — protein MLNTKFDELMEFPCAFPFKVVGDAHEALTDRVVAVVQRHAPGDYSPTVKASSKGSYYSVTIRVTVTSKDHIETLYTELAGIEGVRRVL, from the coding sequence ATGTTAAACACGAAATTTGATGAACTCATGGAGTTCCCCTGCGCCTTCCCCTTCAAAGTGGTTGGCGATGCCCACGAAGCCCTGACCGACAGAGTCGTTGCCGTAGTGCAAAGACACGCCCCAGGTGATTATTCACCCACGGTTAAGGCCTCAAGCAAAGGTAGCTACTACTCAGTGACCATCCGCGTTACAGTGACCAGCAAAGATCATATTGAGACTCTGTACACTGAGCTTGCCGGTATCGAAGGCGTACGCCGCGTACTATAA
- the rlmH gene encoding 23S rRNA (pseudouridine(1915)-N(3))-methyltransferase RlmH — protein sequence MKLQLIAVGTRMPDWVTRGFEEYQRRFPRDMALELIEIPAGKRGKNADIVRILQKEGEQMLAAIPKGNHIVTLDLPGKNWTTPELATAMNKWQLDGRDVSLLVGGPEGLAPACKEAAHQSWCLSALTLPHPLVRIVVAESLYRAWSVNTNHPYHRE from the coding sequence ATGAAGTTGCAACTTATCGCAGTAGGGACACGGATGCCCGATTGGGTCACCCGCGGCTTTGAAGAGTACCAACGCCGCTTCCCCCGAGATATGGCACTGGAACTGATCGAAATCCCTGCCGGTAAGCGCGGAAAAAACGCTGATATCGTTCGTATCCTACAAAAGGAAGGCGAGCAAATGTTAGCGGCTATCCCTAAGGGCAATCATATTGTTACCTTAGATCTTCCCGGCAAAAACTGGACTACGCCAGAATTGGCGACCGCCATGAACAAATGGCAACTCGATGGCCGTGATGTGAGCTTACTGGTTGGCGGCCCCGAAGGCTTAGCGCCCGCCTGTAAGGAAGCCGCCCATCAGAGTTGGTGCCTGTCGGCATTGACCCTGCCCCATCCTCTGGTGCGGATTGTGGTTGCCGAAAGCTTATACCGCGCGTGGAGCGTGAACACCAATCACCCTTATCACAGAGAATAG
- a CDS encoding septal ring lytic transglycosylase RlpA family protein, producing MTLKNNLLPLLMLGCCFALAACSSSNSGSASEKNKNMDPNKGRYALKNDKMPINPPNVDHVPNATPKYEPYSRRGNKPYTVYGESYTVLDSGQGFSETGRASWYGEKFHGYETSNGEPYDMYGMSGAHKTLPLPSYARVTNLDNNKQVIIRINDRGPFHSDRILDLSYAAAYKLGMLGTGTARIKLDVIYIGTQAATQSAIANIQSSGNHYIQLVASKDQHRLNKMAKDLEKKYQVKTRVQPANNMYRLQLGPIGQTELADRLLNKVKQDGYPEGYMVLE from the coding sequence ATGACGCTAAAAAATAACCTTTTACCGCTCTTGATGCTCGGCTGCTGTTTTGCGCTCGCGGCCTGCTCGAGTTCTAATTCTGGCTCTGCCAGCGAGAAGAACAAGAACATGGATCCCAACAAGGGCCGCTACGCGCTTAAAAACGATAAGATGCCCATCAATCCACCCAATGTGGACCATGTGCCGAACGCAACTCCAAAATACGAGCCCTACAGCCGCCGCGGTAATAAACCTTATACGGTTTATGGTGAGTCCTATACGGTGTTAGATTCGGGCCAAGGCTTTTCCGAGACTGGCCGCGCCTCATGGTACGGCGAGAAATTCCACGGCTATGAGACATCAAACGGCGAGCCCTACGACATGTATGGCATGTCAGGTGCCCACAAGACCTTGCCCCTGCCAAGCTATGCCCGCGTCACTAACTTAGATAACAATAAGCAGGTGATTATTCGGATTAACGATCGCGGCCCTTTCCATTCGGACCGGATTTTAGACTTATCCTACGCCGCCGCTTATAAGCTGGGTATGTTAGGCACTGGCACCGCACGGATTAAGCTAGATGTGATCTATATTGGTACTCAGGCTGCGACCCAGTCCGCCATCGCCAATATCCAATCCTCAGGCAATCACTACATACAATTGGTGGCTTCGAAGGACCAGCATAGGCTGAACAAAATGGCGAAGGATCTGGAGAAGAAATATCAGGTCAAGACCCGTGTACAACCGGCAAACAATATGTATAGACTACAGCTCGGTCCAATTGGTCAAACCGAACTAGCCGACCGATTACTCAATAAAGTGAAACAAGACGGTTACCCCGAAGGCTATATGGTTTTAGAGTAG
- the lptE gene encoding LPS assembly lipoprotein LptE — translation MLIKRLAFAIMALVIMTSAGCGFKLQRSYQIPEQLNQLSLSSSDEYSELTRLVRERLRLNNVKIVDAANDVPVLRLITDSLERSTLSLYPTGNVAEYELIYFVEFAVALPGKEAQPFKIEIRRDYLDDPRTALAKSREMELLVKEMRIQAADRILQSMASTEVN, via the coding sequence ATGCTAATTAAACGCTTAGCTTTCGCAATCATGGCGCTGGTCATTATGACCAGCGCAGGTTGCGGTTTTAAGCTTCAACGTAGCTATCAAATCCCCGAGCAGCTCAATCAACTCAGTTTGAGTAGCTCGGACGAATACAGCGAACTCACCCGTTTAGTGCGTGAGCGGTTACGTTTGAACAACGTCAAGATTGTCGATGCCGCCAATGATGTGCCAGTGTTAAGGCTCATCACCGACTCCTTAGAGCGTTCGACCCTGTCGCTTTACCCTACGGGCAATGTGGCCGAGTATGAGCTTATCTATTTCGTCGAGTTTGCCGTGGCCTTGCCGGGCAAAGAGGCACAGCCTTTCAAGATTGAAATTCGCCGCGATTACTTAGACGATCCTCGCACCGCACTGGCTAAAAGCCGTGAGATGGAACTGTTAGTCAAAGAAATGCGTATCCAAGCGGCCGACCGGATCCTGCAATCCATGGCCAGCACAGAGGTGAATTAA